A region from the Algoriphagus machipongonensis genome encodes:
- a CDS encoding alpha/beta hydrolase family protein, with protein sequence MMHFSKRILSCFFLFSLSLTSYSQNNTPPDTVAGFPVNYNEDAIPPYTLPKLLEMENGQAVKDSKTWMNKRRPELLRAVAELQYGKTPPAPKKTAFDVLEKDGVAFDGKATRKQIRVYLTEDSKDHPMDLLIYLPKNSTKKTPIFFTISFSANNQSVDDPAVKIGEIWNRDGVKVKADQPGRFRATNVEQFIDEGYGFATVYYGDIDPDFKDGFDFGIRKEFLKDGETGIQPDEWGTISAWSWGLSRAMDYFEKDNDIDENRIALMGVSRLGKTVLWTGIRDTRYKMIIASCSGEGGAALARRDYGENIKHMSSPSRYAYQFAPNYHEYSTHLEDFPFDAHSLVAMIAPRPLLLQTGDTDFWSDPKGEFLAAQEASKVYQLFGENGPEGKDMPAAGDTNLLDNKLGYYMHDGGHGTVPSDYPVFIQFMKKYL encoded by the coding sequence ATGATGCATTTTTCTAAAAGAATACTAAGCTGCTTTTTCCTATTCAGCTTAAGCTTAACTAGTTATTCACAAAACAACACCCCGCCCGACACAGTCGCTGGATTCCCTGTCAATTACAACGAAGATGCCATTCCTCCTTACACTTTACCTAAGCTTCTAGAAATGGAAAATGGGCAAGCAGTCAAAGACTCCAAAACATGGATGAATAAAAGGAGACCTGAGCTATTAAGGGCAGTCGCTGAACTCCAATACGGCAAAACTCCCCCTGCTCCTAAAAAAACAGCATTTGACGTTTTAGAAAAAGATGGAGTAGCATTTGATGGAAAAGCAACCCGAAAACAAATCAGGGTGTATTTGACAGAAGACAGCAAAGATCATCCAATGGATTTGCTGATCTATTTACCTAAAAATTCTACTAAGAAAACTCCGATTTTCTTCACGATATCATTTTCTGCCAATAATCAATCTGTTGATGATCCTGCTGTGAAAATTGGTGAAATTTGGAACCGAGATGGCGTAAAAGTAAAAGCCGATCAACCCGGTAGATTCCGAGCAACGAATGTGGAACAGTTCATCGATGAAGGCTATGGGTTTGCGACTGTTTATTATGGGGATATTGATCCAGATTTTAAAGATGGCTTTGACTTTGGAATCAGAAAAGAATTTCTAAAAGATGGAGAAACTGGTATTCAACCAGATGAGTGGGGAACGATCTCTGCTTGGTCTTGGGGTTTAAGCAGAGCCATGGATTATTTTGAAAAGGATAATGATATCGATGAAAATCGAATTGCTTTAATGGGGGTTTCCAGACTTGGAAAAACAGTCCTATGGACAGGAATTAGAGACACCCGCTACAAAATGATCATAGCCAGTTGCTCTGGTGAAGGAGGAGCAGCTTTAGCCAGAAGAGATTATGGAGAAAACATCAAACACATGTCCTCTCCTTCTAGGTATGCTTACCAGTTTGCTCCCAATTACCACGAATATTCCACTCATCTAGAAGACTTCCCCTTCGATGCGCATTCGCTTGTGGCCATGATTGCTCCAAGACCCTTATTGCTTCAGACTGGAGATACAGATTTTTGGTCTGACCCAAAAGGAGAGTTTCTTGCAGCTCAAGAAGCAAGTAAAGTATACCAATTGTTTGGAGAAAATGGACCAGAAGGAAAAGACATGCCAGCGGCTGGAGACACTAATCTTTTAGACAATAAATTAGGCTATTATATGCATGACGGGGGACATGGTACAGTTCCTTCTGATTATCCAGTTTTCATCCAGTTTATGAAGAAATACCTATGA
- a CDS encoding dicarboxylate/amino acid:cation symporter yields MKQLFSNLLFKVFIAIVLGIVFGLFLPESINRIFATFNAFFGQFLNFAIPLIILGLIMPAISDLGKGAGRLLLLTAAIAYGSTLFSGFMSYFTSSTIFPSLLASHVNEAAEVTEGGNDLVPYFSITIPAVIDVMSALVLAFVIGLGLSYQENSTLKKVVKDFESIIMQVIENVIIPLLPIFILGIFANMAFSGQVYSILSVFLNIIGVIFAMHIFLLILQYVITGAIVKKNPLKLLATMMPAYFTALGTQSSAATIPVTLEQAEKNGVSPKIAGFVVPLCATIHLSGSIMKITACAMALMILEGVPFNFGMFAGFIFMLGIAMVAAPGVPGGAIMAAIGVLQSMLGFNEEMIGLMIALYIAMDSFGTACNVTGDGAISLVVDKITESRSGVKS; encoded by the coding sequence ATGAAGCAGTTATTCTCCAATTTACTTTTCAAAGTATTTATAGCCATCGTATTAGGAATTGTTTTTGGACTGTTTTTACCGGAATCTATCAATAGGATTTTTGCCACCTTCAATGCCTTTTTTGGTCAGTTTCTGAATTTCGCCATTCCCCTTATTATCCTGGGTTTAATCATGCCTGCCATTTCTGATCTCGGAAAAGGAGCAGGGAGATTATTGCTGCTTACCGCGGCTATTGCCTATGGTTCAACCCTGTTTTCTGGCTTTATGAGTTATTTTACCTCTTCGACGATTTTTCCTTCTTTATTGGCTTCCCATGTCAATGAAGCTGCAGAAGTGACCGAAGGAGGAAATGATTTAGTGCCTTATTTCAGTATTACAATCCCAGCTGTGATCGACGTGATGTCTGCTTTGGTCTTAGCATTTGTCATAGGCCTTGGGCTTTCATATCAGGAAAATTCTACCTTGAAAAAAGTGGTGAAGGACTTTGAATCCATCATCATGCAGGTGATTGAGAATGTGATCATTCCACTTTTGCCCATCTTTATTCTAGGGATTTTCGCTAACATGGCGTTCAGCGGTCAGGTTTATTCGATCCTTTCCGTTTTCTTAAATATCATCGGAGTCATTTTTGCCATGCATATCTTCCTGTTGATCCTTCAATATGTAATCACAGGTGCAATCGTCAAAAAGAATCCATTGAAGCTATTGGCAACCATGATGCCTGCATACTTTACAGCCTTGGGAACGCAGTCTTCTGCTGCTACAATACCAGTGACTTTAGAGCAAGCAGAAAAGAATGGAGTATCTCCGAAAATAGCCGGGTTTGTAGTTCCGCTTTGTGCGACGATTCACCTTTCTGGGAGTATCATGAAAATCACTGCTTGTGCGATGGCTTTGATGATCTTGGAAGGTGTTCCATTTAATTTTGGGATGTTTGCAGGCTTTATTTTTATGTTGGGAATTGCCATGGTAGCAGCGCCTGGTGTGCCAGGAGGAGCGATTATGGCAGCAATAGGCGTTCTTCAGTCCATGTTAGGATTCAACGAAGAGATGATTGGTTTGATGATTGCGCTTTACATTGCCATGGATAGCTTTGGTACAGCTTGCAACGTGACTGGAGATGGGGCAATTTCCTTGGTGGTGGATAAAATCACTGAAAGCCGATCCGGTGTAAAAAGTTAA
- a CDS encoding DUF2911 domain-containing protein — MKKIIFSLFMIFGLGYFSNAQSFRGPDKSPMDVAYLPDNFAHDRKAGEEVVAKVYYSRPNKADRVVFGGIVPFGKVWRVGANEAVEFKAFQDITLGGKALSAGTYSLFAIPNEGEWTIIINSDLDYWGAFKYDESKDVLRISVPSKSIEEPIESFSIRFEESEAGKGVMRMGWDKTMVEIPVSY, encoded by the coding sequence ATGAAAAAAATTATCTTTTCTTTATTTATGATTTTTGGCCTTGGCTATTTCAGCAATGCGCAGTCGTTTAGAGGTCCAGACAAAAGCCCCATGGATGTAGCGTATTTACCCGATAATTTCGCTCATGATCGCAAAGCGGGAGAGGAAGTTGTGGCAAAAGTATATTACAGCAGACCTAACAAGGCAGATAGAGTTGTTTTCGGTGGGATAGTTCCATTCGGTAAAGTTTGGAGAGTTGGAGCCAATGAGGCGGTGGAGTTTAAAGCTTTTCAGGATATCACCCTAGGAGGCAAAGCACTTTCTGCGGGTACCTATTCTTTGTTTGCTATTCCTAATGAGGGAGAGTGGACCATCATTATCAATTCTGACTTAGATTATTGGGGCGCATTTAAATACGATGAAAGTAAAGATGTTCTTCGAATTTCTGTTCCAAGCAAGTCTATTGAGGAACCTATTGAATCATTTTCCATCCGATTTGAGGAATCAGAAGCAGGTAAAGGTGTGATGCGAATGGGTTGGGATAAGACTATGGTAGAAATACCTGTTTCCTATTAA
- a CDS encoding rhamnogalacturonan lyase, giving the protein MKIQFYITFLTLITIPTILPAQRQVENLDRGVVAIKTDDHTAFVSWRLFKEDSADLAFNLYRKDSNGKVSKVNNDPIEGVTWYQDKSFDHTQKNTWFVKSVRGSKESDEKGDFSIGALTVAKPYFSIPLRKPEGYAPNDVSVGDLDGDGQYEIVVHQIGKSRDNSQRGLTDPPIFQAYELDGTFLWEINLGKNIREGAHYTQFMVFDLDGDGKAEFACKTADGSSDALGNVIGDPSKDWRDLDPQSKTFGKILKGPEYLTVFDGNTGESLNTVDYIPSRGNIGGWGGVGGNGGNDSSGNRVDRFTACVAYLDGNRPSLIMGRGYYGRTVLAAFDFENGKLESRWVFDSKNRENPYSGMGNHGLSVADVDFDGKDEIVFGAMVVDDNGEGLYSTWFRHGDALHVSDLDPSTPDLEVFGIHEIEEGTKGPGVALFNARNGQVLFEAAPDQDVGRGVAGNIDSSRVGAQMWWSGSTALYDIQGNEIGEAPREMNFLIWWDGDLTRELLDRNRISKYGKGVVFEAEGATSNNGTKATPALSGDILGDWREELILRSEDNTELRVYSSTIPTAFRIPTLMQDSQYRISIAWQNVGYNQPPHPSFYLGKGMKKELLR; this is encoded by the coding sequence ATGAAAATTCAATTTTACATTACTTTTTTAACCCTCATCACAATCCCTACAATTTTACCTGCCCAAAGGCAAGTGGAAAACCTTGATCGCGGAGTAGTTGCCATCAAAACAGACGATCATACTGCTTTTGTAAGTTGGAGATTGTTTAAGGAAGATTCAGCTGACCTTGCTTTCAATCTATACCGAAAAGATAGTAATGGTAAAGTTTCCAAAGTCAATAATGATCCTATAGAGGGAGTAACCTGGTATCAGGATAAATCCTTTGATCATACTCAGAAGAATACCTGGTTTGTCAAATCAGTTAGGGGGAGTAAGGAGTCGGATGAAAAAGGAGATTTTTCTATAGGGGCTTTAACAGTTGCAAAGCCATATTTTTCTATCCCTTTAAGAAAGCCTGAAGGTTATGCTCCAAATGATGTTTCTGTGGGTGACCTGGATGGTGATGGACAATATGAAATCGTTGTTCACCAAATTGGGAAAAGCAGGGATAATTCACAAAGAGGGCTAACTGACCCTCCAATATTTCAGGCCTATGAATTGGATGGCACTTTTCTTTGGGAAATAAACCTGGGAAAAAATATAAGGGAAGGTGCCCATTACACCCAGTTTATGGTGTTTGATCTGGACGGTGACGGCAAAGCTGAATTTGCTTGCAAAACTGCCGATGGAAGCTCAGATGCATTGGGGAATGTGATAGGTGATCCCTCAAAAGACTGGAGAGACTTAGATCCCCAGTCCAAAACTTTTGGAAAAATTCTAAAGGGGCCAGAATATCTGACAGTATTCGATGGAAATACAGGTGAATCTCTGAATACAGTGGATTACATCCCATCCCGTGGTAACATCGGAGGTTGGGGTGGAGTTGGTGGTAACGGAGGTAATGATAGTTCTGGGAATCGAGTGGATCGTTTCACTGCTTGCGTAGCTTACCTTGATGGGAATCGGCCAAGCTTGATTATGGGTCGAGGATATTATGGGCGTACCGTTTTGGCAGCATTTGATTTTGAAAATGGAAAACTGGAAAGTCGCTGGGTCTTCGATTCAAAAAATAGAGAGAACCCATATTCAGGTATGGGGAATCATGGTTTATCGGTTGCAGACGTCGATTTCGATGGGAAAGATGAAATTGTTTTTGGGGCGATGGTAGTGGATGATAATGGAGAAGGTCTTTATTCTACTTGGTTTAGACATGGGGATGCCCTTCATGTCAGCGACCTTGATCCTTCGACTCCAGATTTGGAAGTTTTCGGTATCCATGAAATAGAAGAGGGGACAAAAGGACCAGGTGTAGCACTTTTTAATGCACGTAATGGTCAGGTGCTTTTTGAAGCTGCTCCAGATCAAGATGTTGGACGTGGAGTAGCCGGGAATATAGATTCTTCCCGTGTTGGAGCACAAATGTGGTGGTCGGGAAGCACTGCATTGTATGATATTCAGGGCAATGAAATTGGCGAAGCACCACGCGAAATGAATTTCCTTATTTGGTGGGACGGAGATCTTACTAGAGAATTACTAGATCGTAATCGTATTTCCAAATATGGTAAAGGGGTGGTATTTGAGGCAGAAGGAGCCACTTCTAACAATGGGACAAAAGCTACTCCTGCTTTGTCTGGGGATATATTGGGCGACTGGAGAGAAGAGTTGATTTTAAGGAGTGAAGACAATACTGAACTTCGAGTTTATTCTAGTACTATTCCTACTGCTTTTAGAATACCCACCTTAATGCAAGACTCTCAATATCGCATAAGTATAGCATGGCAAAATGTAGGTTATAACCAGCCACCACATCCAAGCTTTTACCTTGGTAAGGGAATGAAAAAAGAGCTGTTAAGATAA
- a CDS encoding DUF5995 family protein codes for MSKQFKVIERMDFLLEGWQKSNDSRQVFLSCYRLMTFNMLKAINQGGFHDPDWITQLLHRFADYYFDALYCYDCGEKPSKVWQEVHQFTSEKDLRNVQYLLMGVNAHINYDLVLTLYDMLLEEWWQLSKKEQILRYQDHCKVNEIIAASIDQVQDELLSPSDPVMSWIDNAFGRVDEYLLSKLITNWRQEVWDQACVLLGTSTDEKREVLRLKLENSVLKRNKLIALDF; via the coding sequence ATGTCCAAACAATTCAAGGTAATAGAAAGAATGGACTTTTTGCTTGAGGGCTGGCAAAAATCAAATGATTCCAGACAGGTGTTTTTAAGTTGCTACCGGTTGATGACTTTCAACATGCTCAAAGCTATAAATCAAGGTGGTTTTCACGATCCTGATTGGATCACACAGTTACTTCATCGATTTGCTGACTATTATTTTGATGCTTTGTATTGCTATGACTGCGGGGAAAAGCCCTCAAAAGTATGGCAGGAAGTCCATCAATTTACTTCTGAAAAGGATCTTCGAAATGTTCAATATCTCCTGATGGGAGTAAATGCACATATCAATTATGATTTGGTACTCACTTTATATGACATGCTACTCGAGGAATGGTGGCAGCTAAGCAAAAAAGAACAGATCCTCCGATATCAGGATCACTGCAAGGTAAACGAGATTATTGCTGCAAGTATCGATCAAGTTCAAGATGAATTACTGAGTCCCTCGGATCCAGTTATGAGTTGGATTGACAATGCTTTTGGGAGAGTGGATGAATACCTTCTCTCAAAATTGATCACAAACTGGCGTCAAGAAGTTTGGGATCAAGCCTGTGTATTACTGGGTACTTCCACTGATGAAAAGAGAGAAGTTTTAAGATTAAAACTTGAGAATAGCGTTTTGAAACGAAATAAATTAATTGCCTTGGATTTTTAA
- a CDS encoding M90 family metallopeptidase — protein MKIFTLLFAIFLVVLLVWTIYKSKVKKSGLKVPELFPEKWRRFLESEVQFYSRLSPEEKSTFEADIQRFLKRIRITGVKCEVTDEDRLLVASSAVIPIFRFPEWEYKNLCEVLLYPDLFTEKFDFTGDHRYTSGMVGSGGPMNNVVIFSKPALRQGFENRSDKFNVGIHEFVHLFDKQDGSIDGIPAIIMKNQSVLPWLHLIKSNTSEILSGKSDINPYGATNNQEFLAVVSEYFFERPKLFQKKHPELYRILSQVFQNDLAKRN, from the coding sequence TTGAAAATTTTCACTCTACTATTTGCCATTTTCCTTGTTGTCCTCCTCGTTTGGACTATTTATAAATCAAAAGTTAAAAAGAGCGGACTAAAAGTCCCCGAACTATTTCCCGAAAAATGGAGAAGGTTTTTGGAATCAGAAGTTCAATTTTATTCCAGACTCAGCCCAGAAGAAAAGTCCACTTTTGAAGCAGATATTCAGAGGTTTCTTAAGCGAATCAGAATTACCGGAGTGAAATGTGAAGTGACTGATGAAGATCGTCTCTTGGTAGCAAGTAGTGCTGTGATCCCAATTTTTAGATTTCCAGAGTGGGAGTACAAAAACCTTTGCGAAGTGCTTCTATACCCTGACTTATTTACTGAGAAATTTGATTTCACTGGAGACCACAGGTATACCTCTGGCATGGTAGGAAGTGGCGGTCCTATGAATAATGTGGTTATATTCTCTAAACCTGCCCTTCGCCAAGGATTTGAAAATAGAAGTGACAAATTCAATGTTGGTATTCATGAATTCGTCCACCTGTTTGATAAACAAGATGGTTCAATTGATGGCATTCCTGCAATCATTATGAAAAACCAGTCCGTTTTACCCTGGTTACATCTTATCAAGTCAAATACATCTGAAATTCTCTCCGGTAAAAGTGATATAAACCCTTATGGGGCAACAAATAATCAAGAGTTTTTGGCCGTAGTAAGTGAGTATTTTTTCGAGAGGCCTAAGCTGTTTCAAAAAAAGCATCCAGAACTTTATAGAATTCTATCTCAGGTCTTTCAAAATGATCTGGCTAAACGAAATTAA
- a CDS encoding aldo/keto reductase, translating into MNAKIELAEDLKISRIVTGLWQIADMERDGKTLDPIATSKHMQAYMEAGLTSFDMADHYGSSEIIAGTFKNSLADKNSIQLFTKWVPKPGKISREDVRKAVNIALVRMQQPSIDLLQFHAWFYPDPSWLDGLFYLKELKEEGLIKHLGVTNFDAAHLRIACASGIPIVSNQVCHSVIDQRASQQMKNVCETYNVKLLAFGTLAGGFLTDKWLGKAEPKEDEIKIWSQMKYKRFIDAAGGWTPFQNLLEILKSVADKHQVSVANIAGRYILESPTVASIIVGARLGESEHIADNKKLLDINLDAKDIESIKKAQSQLKAIPGDCGDEYRKPPFLTASGDLSDHLETIPKAFTPVKKSEQRSQIFSGTEWEEYAGYCRAVKDGNRVHVSGTTATHGPNMIGGKDPAAQAHFVIDKIEGVLTSFGGSLEDVVRTRIFVNNINDWEPVARAHGERFKDINPANTLVEAKLVGDGYLVEIEAEAVLQQRI; encoded by the coding sequence ATGAATGCAAAAATTGAATTAGCGGAAGATTTAAAAATTTCAAGAATAGTAACAGGTCTTTGGCAAATCGCCGATATGGAAAGGGATGGGAAAACGCTAGACCCCATTGCTACTTCAAAGCATATGCAGGCATATATGGAGGCCGGTTTAACCTCTTTTGATATGGCCGATCATTATGGCTCAAGTGAAATTATTGCTGGTACTTTTAAAAATAGTCTCGCTGACAAAAATAGCATTCAACTGTTCACCAAATGGGTTCCAAAACCGGGAAAAATCAGTCGTGAGGATGTTCGTAAAGCAGTAAATATTGCGTTGGTTAGGATGCAACAGCCTTCCATTGATTTATTACAATTTCATGCTTGGTTTTATCCTGATCCAAGCTGGCTGGATGGACTTTTTTACCTAAAGGAGCTGAAAGAGGAAGGGCTGATCAAGCATCTGGGAGTTACCAATTTTGATGCTGCCCACTTAAGAATTGCCTGTGCCAGCGGCATCCCTATAGTCAGCAATCAGGTGTGTCATTCTGTTATTGATCAAAGGGCTTCTCAGCAAATGAAAAATGTCTGTGAAACCTATAATGTGAAACTATTAGCCTTTGGAACGCTAGCTGGTGGCTTTTTAACAGACAAATGGCTTGGGAAAGCAGAACCAAAAGAGGATGAAATAAAAATCTGGTCTCAAATGAAATACAAGCGTTTTATTGATGCAGCAGGTGGCTGGACTCCTTTTCAAAACCTCTTAGAAATTCTCAAAAGCGTGGCAGATAAGCATCAAGTATCGGTCGCGAACATAGCTGGTCGTTATATTTTAGAGTCCCCAACGGTCGCTTCTATCATTGTGGGAGCGAGACTTGGTGAAAGCGAACACATCGCTGACAATAAAAAGTTGCTTGATATCAACCTTGATGCAAAAGATATTGAGTCTATAAAAAAAGCACAAAGTCAATTAAAAGCCATCCCGGGAGATTGTGGGGATGAATATAGAAAACCTCCATTTTTAACTGCCTCTGGTGATTTGAGTGATCATTTAGAAACCATTCCAAAAGCTTTCACCCCAGTCAAAAAGAGTGAACAAAGATCACAGATCTTTAGTGGTACTGAATGGGAGGAGTATGCAGGTTATTGTAGAGCTGTGAAAGATGGAAATCGAGTTCATGTTTCAGGAACTACCGCCACACATGGCCCAAATATGATTGGCGGTAAAGATCCTGCCGCACAAGCTCATTTTGTGATCGATAAGATTGAAGGAGTCCTTACTTCATTTGGAGGCTCCTTAGAGGATGTGGTACGCACAAGAATCTTTGTCAACAATATCAATGACTGGGAGCCAGTAGCCAGAGCTCATGGAGAAAGATTTAAGGATATCAATCCTGCCAACACCCTTGTGGAAGCAAAATTAGTTGGAGATGGCTATCTGGTCGAAATTGAAGCAGAAGCAGTTCTTCAGCAAAGAATATAA
- a CDS encoding WD40/YVTN/BNR-like repeat-containing protein codes for MKFRNTLFLVFFVIAHLLSAQTTDLSGLENLNIRNVGPANMSGRITAIDVVTDKPKIIYVGAASGGVWKSENGGSAWTPVFDEQPTQNIGALAIQQTDPNVIWVGTGEGNPRNSMNLGMGIFKSEDAGKTWEHMGLEHTKTIHRILVDPTDPNKVYVGAMGDPFTENEHRGLYKTKDGGLTWEKILFSNNRSGIADLVMHPNDPNIIFAALYEHKRTPYYFTSGGSGSGLFVSKDAGETWVKQGVDQGLPAGDLGRIGLAIAHSNPQRMYAKIEAEKNAIYISDNGGNSWELINDNPKFANNRPFYFQDLAVDTEDPDRVYNIYQPLSVSYDGAKTFDTTPMIPADETKGIHADFHAFWVNPNDAQHFIIGGDGGLGITYDHGKSWYFPESIPVAQFYHVGVDHDVPYNVYGGMQDNGNWSGPAYTWKRGGIRTLYWQYLVGGDGFDISPDLDNSRFGYGSSQNGDLYRYDKLTGYYVSIQPPAMDESTILRFNWNAGFADNPFDSNSVYYGSQFVHKTKDKGATWEIISPDLTTNNPLHQKADYGGLTLDVSGAERYNSILTVSPSALDEDVIWVGTDDGQIQLTTDAGKSWQNLTSNIQEMPKEGWVAQIQASRYDKGTAWVVVNDYRKGDYAPYLFKTIDFGETWTRMVDESNVKGYALTVIQDPVEPKLVFLGTENGLWLSFDEGKSWEQFKNGFPSVSTMDLKIQEPESALIVGTFGRAIWVLDDLLSLREIASNRLKDRLTALPMNDAVQVKGLFINPPGNIWTGFNTTFEGENKVFQKTKIPFYLKGIPEEKSIVKAEVFDSKNNLINTLESNDLVQGLNYMIWKLDEVSSSPTGRGSDEFSRDIPVLPGDYKIVLHYGDYKDSTIVRVVPDPRFDLDPKVDEQLYQYRKAADAQLGIIAGLLKDIDGKIERVDELIKKLEEEGNTGDSTLVLTKKMKQKLKDLRAKGQIPRPDRQVGAWQSFESSPYSKVQDALKIAAAQTNALSSQHQEILGQASKMVQDFSKTVNSFMETEWKPFESVLDQGSSK; via the coding sequence ATGAAATTTAGAAATACGCTCTTTCTAGTATTTTTTGTAATCGCCCACTTATTATCAGCTCAAACAACCGATCTATCAGGACTTGAAAATTTGAATATCAGAAATGTAGGTCCAGCCAATATGAGTGGAAGGATTACTGCTATTGATGTGGTAACTGACAAGCCCAAGATCATCTATGTAGGAGCAGCATCTGGAGGAGTTTGGAAGTCTGAAAATGGTGGGTCTGCCTGGACTCCGGTGTTTGATGAGCAACCAACCCAAAATATCGGGGCATTAGCAATCCAACAAACTGATCCAAATGTTATTTGGGTAGGGACTGGTGAAGGGAACCCCAGAAATTCCATGAATCTAGGAATGGGGATTTTCAAAAGTGAAGATGCAGGTAAAACTTGGGAACACATGGGCTTGGAGCATACGAAGACCATTCATAGAATCTTGGTGGATCCTACTGATCCCAATAAGGTATACGTAGGTGCCATGGGAGATCCATTCACTGAAAATGAACATCGAGGGCTCTATAAAACAAAAGATGGAGGTTTAACTTGGGAAAAGATATTGTTTTCAAATAATCGTTCAGGAATTGCAGATTTGGTTATGCATCCAAATGATCCGAATATCATTTTTGCAGCATTGTACGAGCATAAAAGAACTCCCTATTATTTTACCTCTGGTGGGTCAGGATCTGGGCTTTTTGTTTCAAAAGATGCTGGAGAAACTTGGGTGAAGCAAGGAGTAGATCAAGGTCTTCCGGCAGGTGATTTGGGTAGAATTGGATTAGCGATAGCACATTCCAACCCCCAAAGAATGTATGCAAAAATAGAAGCGGAGAAAAATGCGATATACATAAGTGATAATGGGGGTAATTCATGGGAGTTGATCAACGATAATCCAAAATTTGCCAATAATAGACCTTTTTACTTCCAGGACTTGGCAGTGGATACCGAAGATCCTGATCGGGTATATAATATTTATCAGCCCTTATCTGTCAGTTATGATGGGGCCAAAACTTTTGATACTACACCAATGATTCCTGCTGATGAGACTAAAGGAATTCATGCAGATTTTCATGCTTTTTGGGTCAATCCAAATGATGCACAACATTTTATCATTGGAGGAGATGGTGGTTTAGGAATTACCTATGACCATGGTAAAAGTTGGTATTTCCCAGAGTCAATTCCTGTTGCCCAATTTTACCATGTGGGTGTAGATCATGATGTTCCTTACAATGTGTATGGAGGGATGCAAGACAATGGTAATTGGTCAGGTCCAGCTTACACCTGGAAAAGAGGAGGGATCAGAACGCTCTATTGGCAGTATTTGGTAGGAGGAGACGGCTTTGATATTTCTCCGGATTTGGATAATTCAAGGTTCGGATACGGCTCATCCCAAAACGGTGATTTATATAGATATGATAAGCTGACCGGGTATTATGTGAGCATTCAGCCTCCTGCAATGGATGAGTCCACAATCTTGAGATTCAATTGGAATGCTGGTTTTGCAGATAATCCATTTGATTCCAACTCAGTTTATTACGGATCTCAATTTGTCCACAAGACCAAAGACAAGGGAGCCACCTGGGAAATTATTTCACCTGATTTAACTACTAATAATCCGCTTCACCAAAAAGCCGACTATGGAGGACTCACGCTAGATGTCTCTGGTGCAGAACGGTATAATTCTATTTTGACGGTTTCTCCAAGTGCTTTAGATGAGGATGTTATTTGGGTAGGCACTGATGATGGTCAAATCCAATTGACTACTGATGCAGGCAAAAGCTGGCAAAATCTAACTTCCAATATTCAGGAAATGCCAAAGGAAGGTTGGGTGGCTCAGATCCAAGCCTCTCGATACGATAAAGGAACAGCTTGGGTCGTGGTAAATGATTATAGAAAGGGAGATTATGCGCCATATCTCTTTAAAACCATCGACTTTGGGGAAACCTGGACAAGGATGGTAGATGAAAGTAATGTGAAAGGATATGCACTGACTGTCATTCAGGATCCAGTAGAGCCAAAATTAGTTTTCTTGGGGACAGAAAATGGGTTGTGGTTAAGTTTTGATGAAGGAAAGAGTTGGGAGCAATTCAAAAATGGATTTCCTTCTGTTTCCACTATGGATTTAAAAATTCAAGAGCCAGAGTCTGCTTTGATCGTAGGTACTTTTGGCCGTGCTATTTGGGTTCTGGATGATTTATTGTCTTTAAGAGAAATAGCTTCCAATCGCCTAAAAGATCGACTTACGGCACTGCCAATGAATGACGCTGTCCAAGTAAAAGGCTTGTTCATTAACCCTCCGGGAAATATCTGGACTGGTTTTAATACGACTTTTGAAGGAGAGAATAAAGTTTTCCAAAAAACGAAAATCCCATTTTACTTAAAGGGAATACCGGAAGAGAAGTCTATTGTAAAAGCAGAGGTTTTTGACTCAAAAAATAACCTTATCAATACATTGGAGTCCAATGATTTAGTGCAGGGGTTGAATTATATGATCTGGAAGTTAGATGAAGTTTCTTCTTCACCTACTGGAAGAGGTTCGGATGAATTTTCCCGAGATATCCCTGTTTTGCCAGGAGATTATAAGATTGTTTTACATTATGGTGACTACAAAGATTCTACAATAGTCAGGGTAGTGCCAGACCCAAGGTTTGATTTAGATCCAAAAGTAGATGAACAACTTTATCAATATCGAAAAGCGGCTGATGCCCAGTTAGGGATAATAGCAGGACTTTTAAAAGATATCGATGGGAAAATCGAAAGGGTTGATGAATTGATTAAAAAGCTTGAAGAAGAGGGAAATACTGGAGATTCAACGCTTGTTTTGACAAAAAAAATGAAGCAGAAATTGAAAGACCTGAGGGCAAAAGGACAAATCCCTAGACCGGATAGGCAGGTAGGGGCCTGGCAATCTTTTGAATCATCTCCTTATTCCAAAGTTCAAGATGCTTTAAAAATTGCTGCAGCTCAGACGAATGCTCTTTCATCCCAACATCAAGAAATATTGGGTCAAGCTTCTAAAATGGTGCAAGATTTTTCAAAAACTGTCAATTCATTTATGGAAACAGAATGGAAACCATTTGAATCAGTACTTGATCAAGGTTCTTCAAAATAG